Proteins from a genomic interval of Cottoperca gobio chromosome 8, fCotGob3.1, whole genome shotgun sequence:
- the xab2 gene encoding LOW QUALITY PROTEIN: pre-mRNA-splicing factor SYF1 (The sequence of the model RefSeq protein was modified relative to this genomic sequence to represent the inferred CDS: deleted 1 base in 1 codon), which produces MASLNGKPDVMFEDDDLPYEEEIIRNPYSVKCWMRYIEFKQNAAKSILNMIYERAIKELPGSYKLWYNYLRERRKQVKGKCVTEPGYEEVNNCHERALVFMHKMPRIWLDYCQFLVSQSKITRSRQTFDRGLRALPVTQHPRIWPLYLRFVRNLPLPETAIRVYRRYLKLSPENAEEYIDYLRSVGRLDEAALRLAAVVNDEGFVSKEGKSNYQLWHELCDLISQNPDKVTSLNVGAIIRGGLTRFTDQLGKLWCSLADYYIRSGHFEKARDVYEEAILTVVTVRDFTQVFDSYAQFEESMIAAKMETTAEMGKDEDEDVDMELRLARFEQLIARRPLLLNSVLLRQNPHNVHEWHKRVKLYEGNARQIINTYTEAVQTVDPMKATGKPHSLWVSFAKFYEENEQLDDARTIFEKATKVNYKQVDDLAAVWCEYGEMELRHENYEQALRILRKATAIPSKKAEYFDVSEPVQNRVYKSLKVWSMLADLEESLGTFQSTKAVYDRIIDLRIATPQIIINYAMFLEEHNYFEESFKAYERGIALFRWPNVYDIWNTYLTKFIDRYGGKKLERARDLFEQSLDGCPAKFAKTIYLLYAKLEEGYGLARHAMAVYERATQAVDNVERHHMFNIYIKRAAEIYGVTYTRAIYQKAIEVLPDEHARDMCQRFADMESKLGEIDRARAIYSYCSQICDPRVTANFWQAWKEFEIRHGNEDTIREMLRIKRSVQATYNTQVNFMTSQMMKATTSSTVSDLAPGQMGIDDMKMLEHKAQQLAAEAEQDKPKPKDKILFVRSDASRSELAELAKQANPDEIDIDDDEDEDDDDNQGPEEVQLEQKSVPTAVFGGLKED; this is translated from the exons ATGGCTTCGCTAAACGGAAAACCTGATGTTATGTTT GAGGACGATGATCTGCCTTATGAAGAGGAGATTATCAGGAACCCATACTCGGTCAAGTGCTGGATGCGTTACATTGAATTCAAACAGAATGCAGCCAAATCCATCCTGAACATGATCTATGAGCGGGCTATCAAAGAGCTGCCTGGCAG ttaTAAGCTGTGGTACAATTatctgagagagagacggaAACAAGTCAAAGGAAAATGTGTCACTGAACCAGGCTATGAAGAGGTCAACAATTGCCATGAAAGGGCATTGGTGTTCATGCACAAG ATGCCGCGGATATGGCTTGATTACTGCCAGTTCCTTGTGTCTCAATCCAAGATCACAAGAAGTCGGCAAACATTTGACCGAGGGCTCAGAGCTCTTCCTGTTACTCAGCATCCGCGTATCTGGCCTCTGTATCTCCGCTTTGTCCGTAACCTGCCCTTGCCTGAAACAGCCATCCGGGTGTACCGTAGGTACCTTAAG CTTTCTCCAGAGAATGCAGAGGAATACATAGACTACTTGCGTTCGGTTGGACGCTTGGATGAAGCTGCTTTGAGACTAGCAGCTGTTGTCAATGATGAAGGTTTTGTGTCCAAAGAGGGCAAGTCTAACTATCAG CTGTGGCATGAACTCTGCGACCTGATCTCCCAGAACCCTGATAAAGTGACCTCTCTGAATGTCGGAGCCATCATCCGAGGAGGCCTCACTCGCTTCACAGACCAACTTGGAAAACTCTGGTGCTCATTAGCTGACTATTACATCAGGAGTGGTCACTTTGAGAAG GCCCGTGATGTGTATGAGGAGGCCATCCTTACGGTGGTTACTGTAAGGGATTTCACACAAGTCTTTGATAGTTATGCCCAGTTTGAAGAGAGCATGATTGCGGCGAAGATGGAGACCACTGCTGAGATGGGGAAGGATGAAGATG AGGATGTAGACATGGAGCTCAGACTGGCCCGCTTTGAGCAGCTGATAGCCCGACGACCCCTCCTGTTGAACAGTGTTCTACTGCGACAGAACCCTCATAATGTCCATGAGTGGCACAAGCGGGTAAAACTCTATGAGGGTAATGCACGGCAG ATCATCAACACATACACTGAGGCAGTGCAGACTGTGGATCCAATGAAGGCCACAGGGAAGCCTCACTCTCTCTGGGTTTCCTTTGCTAAATTCTATGAAGAAAATGAGCAGCTGGATGAT GCCAGGACCATTTTTGAGAAGGCTACCAAGGTGAACTACAAGCAGGTGGATGACCTTGCTGCTGTGTGGTGTGAATATGGAGAGATGGAGCTACGCCATGAGAACTATGAACAGGCACTGCGCATCCTGAGG AAAGCTACAGCCATCCCATCCAAGAAAGCCGAGTACTTTGATGTATCTGAGCCAGTCCAAAACAGAGTTTACAAGTCCTTGAAGGTCTGGTCCATGCTGGCGGACTTGGAGGAGAGTCTCGGCACTTTTCAG tcTACAAAAGCAGTGTATGATCGCATCATTGACCTCCGCATCGCCACACCACAGATCATCATCAATTATGCCATGTTCCTTGAAGAGCACAACTACTTTGAGGAAAGCTTTAAG GCATATGAGCGCGGTATTGCTCTCTTCAGGTGGCCAAATGTTTACGACATCTGGAACACTTACCTCACCAAGTTCATTGATCGTTATGGGGGCAAGAAGCTGGAGCGAGCTAGAGATTTATTTGAACAATCCCTGGATGGCTGCCCAGCCAAGTTTGCCAAGA CCATTTACCTGTTGTATGCCAAATTGGAGGAGGGATATGGATTGGCACGACATGCCATGGCCGTCTATGAAAGAGCAACGCAGGCAGTAGATAATGTGGAGAGACATCACATGTTCAATATCTACATCAAGAGAGCAGCTGAAATTTATGGAGTCACGTACACCAGAGCAATATACCAGAAAGCTATCGAG GTCCTTCCTGATGAGCATGCCAGGGACATGTGCCAGCGATTTGCTGACATGGAGAGTAAACTTGGTGAGATTGATCGGGCCAGAGCAATCTACTCCTACTGCTCCCAGATCTGTGACCCAAGG GTGACTGCCAATTTCTGGCAGGCATGGAAAGAATTTGAGATCCGCCATGGAAATGAAGACACGATTAGAGAAATGCTGAGGATCAAACGT AGTGTCCAAGCCACATACAACACCCAGGTCAACTTTATGACCTCTCAGATGATGAAGGCCACAACCAGCTCCACAG TCTCCGATCTTGCTCCAGGCCAAATGGGAATTGATGACATGAAAATGCTGGAGCATAAAGCCCAGCAGCTTGCTGCAGAGGCTGAGCAGGACAAACCAAAGCCCAAGGACAAGATTCTCTTCGTCAG GAGTGACGCCTCTCGCAGTGAGTTGGCTGAGCTTGCCAAACAAGCCAATCCTGATGAGATCGACATTGATGATGAcgaggatgaagatgatgatgataaccAGGGACCAGAAG AGGTGCAGCTTGAACAGAAGAGTGTCCCTACGGCTGTCTTTGGAGGGCTTAAAGAGGACTGA